One genomic window of Argonema galeatum A003/A1 includes the following:
- the alaS gene encoding alanine--tRNA ligase — MPSSPQYLSGNEIRQTFLDFFAQRGHQILPSASLVPEDPTVLLTIAGMLPFKPIFLGQRTPEFTRATTSQKCIRTNDIENVGRTARHHTFFEMLGNFSFGDYFKEQAIAWAWELSTETFGLAPERLIVSVFESDDNAFAIWRDKIGIPAHRIQRMGEADNFWVSGPTGPCGPCSEIYYDFHPELGDDNIDLEDGTRFIEYYNLVFMQYNRDANGALTPLQNQNIDTGMGLERMAQILQKVPNNYETDLIFPIIKTAAEIAGIDYDRADEKTKVSLKVIGDHVRAVVHMIADEIRASNVGRGYVLRRLIRRVVRHGRLIGIEGEFTTKVAQSAIELSESAYPNVRQRSAQIKAELQREESRFLKTLERGEKLLEEILDRLKQQGKTQIDGRDAFTLYDTYGFPVELTEEVAEEHGLTVDKIGYAAAMEEQTQRAREAHETIDLTVQGSLDKLAENIQVTQFLGYSQPVSQSVVEAILVNGKSGEEAEAGTQVQIVLDKTPFYAESGGQIGDRGYISGDDILIRIEDVKKESDFFVHFGRIERGTLRVGDPVTAQIDKSCRRRAQANHTATHLLQAALKKIVDDSISQAGSLVAFDRLRFDFNCPRALTGEEVQQVEEQVNTWIAEAHAATIEVLPLAEAKAKGAIAMFGEKYGDEVRVLDFPGVSMELCGGTHVSNTAEIGVFKIISESGVASGVRRIEAVAGPSVLEYLNVRDKVVKELSAIFKAKPEELPDRINNLQNELKSTQKQLDALKAELAIAKSDQFLSQVETVGDYKILVAQLGDVDAESLKTAAERLQQKHGLAAVVLASVPEAQKVNFVALFSPDVNKKGLQAGKFIGAIAKICGGGGGGRPNLAQAGGRDPSKLQEALEIARTQLLDSLQT; from the coding sequence ATGCCTTCCTCTCCCCAGTACCTCAGCGGTAACGAAATTCGCCAAACATTCCTAGACTTTTTTGCCCAGCGGGGGCATCAAATCCTGCCCAGTGCCTCCCTAGTGCCAGAAGACCCGACAGTGCTGCTGACGATCGCTGGGATGCTACCATTTAAGCCCATCTTTCTCGGACAGAGAACACCAGAATTTACCCGCGCCACCACATCCCAGAAGTGTATCCGCACCAACGATATCGAGAATGTGGGTAGGACGGCGAGACACCACACTTTCTTCGAGATGCTGGGTAACTTCAGCTTTGGAGATTATTTTAAAGAACAAGCGATCGCGTGGGCATGGGAACTGTCAACGGAAACCTTTGGATTGGCCCCAGAACGCCTCATCGTCAGCGTCTTCGAGTCAGACGACAACGCTTTTGCCATTTGGAGAGACAAAATCGGTATCCCAGCGCATCGCATTCAACGGATGGGAGAGGCGGACAACTTCTGGGTGTCTGGCCCCACCGGCCCTTGTGGCCCTTGTTCGGAAATTTACTACGATTTCCACCCAGAACTGGGCGACGACAACATCGATTTAGAAGATGGCACCCGGTTCATCGAGTACTACAACCTGGTGTTCATGCAGTACAACCGGGATGCCAACGGCGCACTGACGCCGCTACAAAACCAGAACATCGACACTGGAATGGGTTTGGAGAGGATGGCGCAAATCCTCCAAAAAGTGCCGAACAACTACGAAACTGACTTGATTTTCCCGATTATCAAAACGGCGGCTGAAATTGCCGGGATTGATTACGATCGAGCTGATGAGAAAACCAAAGTTTCTCTCAAAGTAATTGGCGACCACGTTCGCGCAGTCGTCCACATGATCGCCGATGAAATTCGGGCATCAAATGTGGGTCGCGGTTATGTGTTGCGGCGGTTAATTCGTCGCGTTGTGCGTCACGGGCGACTGATTGGAATTGAGGGAGAATTTACAACTAAAGTAGCCCAGAGTGCGATCGAACTTTCCGAATCTGCTTATCCCAACGTGCGTCAACGGTCAGCGCAAATCAAAGCAGAACTGCAAAGAGAAGAATCTCGCTTCCTCAAAACGCTGGAACGCGGCGAAAAACTGCTGGAAGAAATTCTCGATCGCCTCAAACAGCAAGGGAAAACGCAAATCGACGGACGCGATGCCTTTACTCTTTACGATACTTACGGTTTTCCAGTAGAACTAACTGAAGAAGTTGCCGAAGAACACGGACTTACTGTAGATAAAATCGGCTACGCAGCGGCGATGGAAGAACAAACGCAGCGTGCTAGGGAAGCCCATGAAACTATCGATTTAACTGTACAAGGTTCTCTCGATAAGTTAGCCGAAAATATCCAAGTTACTCAATTTTTGGGTTATAGCCAACCTGTCAGTCAAAGCGTTGTCGAAGCAATACTCGTAAATGGCAAATCGGGAGAAGAAGCGGAAGCGGGAACACAGGTGCAAATCGTTTTAGATAAGACGCCATTTTATGCGGAATCGGGCGGACAAATAGGCGATCGCGGTTACATTAGTGGCGATGACATTTTAATCCGAATTGAAGATGTCAAAAAAGAATCGGATTTCTTCGTACATTTCGGACGCATCGAACGCGGTACATTGCGCGTAGGAGATCCCGTCACCGCCCAAATTGACAAATCTTGTCGTCGTCGCGCCCAAGCTAATCATACCGCAACTCACTTATTGCAAGCGGCGTTGAAGAAAATAGTCGATGATTCGATATCCCAAGCTGGTTCCTTGGTTGCCTTTGACAGACTGCGTTTTGACTTCAATTGTCCGCGTGCATTAACAGGAGAAGAAGTGCAACAAGTTGAGGAACAAGTTAATACTTGGATAGCGGAAGCACACGCTGCTACAATAGAAGTTTTACCGCTGGCTGAAGCGAAGGCAAAAGGTGCGATCGCTATGTTTGGCGAAAAATACGGCGATGAAGTGCGAGTGCTGGATTTTCCCGGCGTTTCGATGGAACTTTGCGGGGGAACTCATGTCAGCAACACTGCTGAAATAGGCGTTTTCAAGATTATTTCCGAATCGGGTGTAGCTTCGGGAGTAAGACGCATTGAAGCAGTCGCTGGGCCATCTGTTTTGGAATACTTGAACGTGCGAGATAAAGTGGTGAAAGAACTTAGCGCCATTTTTAAAGCCAAACCAGAAGAATTGCCCGATCGCATCAACAATCTGCAAAACGAACTAAAATCAACTCAGAAACAATTAGACGCACTGAAAGCAGAACTTGCGATCGCCAAATCCGACCAATTCCTATCACAAGTCGAGACAGTTGGCGATTACAAAATCCTCGTTGCACAGCTGGGAGATGTTGACGCCGAATCCCTCAAAACAGCCGCAGAAAGATTACAGCAAAAACACGGGTTAGCTGCTGTAGTATTAGCGTCAGTTCCTGAAGCACAAAAAGTAAATTTTGTAGCACTTTTTAGTCCAGATGTCAACAAAAAAGGGTTACAAGCTGGAAAATTTATTGGTGCGATCGCTAAAATTTGCGGTGGCGGCGGTGGCGGACGACCCAACCTAGCTCAAGCTGGCGGACGCGACCCCAGCAAGTTACAAGAAGCCTTAGAAATAGCTCGCACTCAGTTGCTTGACAGTTTACAAACGTAA
- a CDS encoding AbrB/MazE/SpoVT family DNA-binding domain-containing protein: MHALKIRRIGNSLGATLPKEVLQKLNVGEGDTVFLTETADGFQIAAYDPDFEAAMQAFAQTRKNYRNALRELAK; encoded by the coding sequence ATGCACGCCTTAAAGATTCGACGAATCGGTAATTCTTTAGGAGCAACCTTGCCTAAAGAAGTCTTGCAAAAGCTGAATGTTGGAGAGGGAGACACCGTTTTTTTAACAGAAACAGCAGATGGATTCCAGATCGCTGCTTACGATCCAGATTTCGAGGCAGCGATGCAAGCATTTGCTCAAACCCGCAAAAATTACCGCAATGCTTTGCGTGAGTTAGCTAAATGA
- a CDS encoding VanZ family protein yields MTISISAYLKVLPVKSSTIPYYDTIGHFILLGMAAFFAHLALNKRKISVWSILIPLAPLLVAISCIADELLQTLSPNRSASFYDLAADWVGIAIFYLLAERVKLQKSLGEEKS; encoded by the coding sequence ATGACGATATCTATCTCAGCATACTTGAAAGTTCTCCCCGTTAAATCCTCCACCATCCCTTATTACGATACAATAGGCCATTTTATATTGTTAGGTATGGCAGCCTTCTTCGCTCATCTAGCCCTAAACAAACGAAAAATTTCTGTCTGGTCTATTTTAATACCGCTGGCTCCACTTCTAGTGGCAATTAGTTGTATAGCTGATGAGCTGCTCCAGACACTTTCACCTAACCGAAGTGCTAGTTTTTACGATCTAGCAGCTGATTGGGTGGGCATCGCGATCTTTTATTTATTAGCAGAACGAGTAAAATTGCAAAAGTCACTAGGTGAGGAAAAATCATGA
- a CDS encoding adenylate/guanylate cyclase domain-containing protein — protein sequence MKLRQKTLLVIGLSLVGLVGVLYATAYIHLMKHTQDLEVDYTTQGVKRALDALDEDASNLSVLVRQLGAWDDTYNFMADSNKRYLKTNLSKQTLSDFKLNTTLLINSDRQTVFSRGFDFKYQKGIPVSKGLQQHLTASSLLVQHATPKTSHEGIVILPEGPLLIASHPIVTNKFNGPIRGTLVMGRYLNADEIKRLATLTQLSITIHNLNNVQLPPNLQAMTTALAEKEKQKELGEIPNPKSQIQNGKILVRPLDENAIAGYTILKDIYGKPALLMEVQFPRIIYNQGKASLIYLLLSLLGAGFVFGIGNLLLLEKMVLSRLASLSDGVKSIGTSGDLSLRVSSAGEDELSSLGGTINWMLETLEFSLKQLKSEQEKAEHLLLNILPSAIAERLKKEESIIADSFPEATVLFADIVGFTKLAARTSPVELVSLLNQIFSAFDRLVELHGLEKIKTIGDAYMVVGGLPKPRPDHAVAVAEMALDMQEAIKQFNVANNVDFSIRIGINTGPVVAGVIGIKKFIYDLWGDTVNTASRMESHGVAGGIQMTEATYKCLKDKFDFENRGVIQVKGKGDMTVYLLVAKKAIARG from the coding sequence ATGAAACTGCGTCAAAAGACACTGCTGGTTATTGGTCTAAGCCTGGTAGGGCTAGTTGGGGTTTTGTATGCCACCGCATACATCCATCTCATGAAGCATACCCAAGACTTGGAGGTAGATTACACTACCCAGGGAGTGAAACGTGCCTTAGATGCCTTGGATGAGGATGCTAGCAACTTGAGCGTCTTGGTTCGCCAGTTAGGTGCTTGGGACGACACCTACAACTTCATGGCGGATAGCAACAAACGCTATCTCAAAACGAATCTTTCTAAACAGACTTTATCAGATTTTAAGCTTAACACAACCCTATTAATCAACTCTGACCGTCAAACGGTTTTCAGCAGAGGCTTCGATTTCAAGTATCAGAAAGGGATTCCCGTATCAAAGGGACTGCAACAGCATTTGACAGCTAGCAGCCTTTTAGTGCAACACGCTACACCAAAAACCAGTCATGAGGGAATCGTTATATTACCAGAAGGGCCATTGCTGATTGCCTCTCATCCGATCGTCACCAACAAATTCAACGGCCCAATTCGCGGCACGCTGGTCATGGGACGCTACTTAAACGCTGACGAAATCAAGCGTTTAGCCACTTTGACCCAGTTATCTATAACTATCCATAATTTAAATAATGTACAGCTACCTCCCAACTTACAGGCAATGACTACCGCCTTGGCAGAAAAAGAGAAGCAAAAGGAACTGGGAGAAATCCCAAATCCCAAATCCCAAATCCAAAATGGGAAGATTCTCGTCCGACCGCTAGATGAAAATGCGATCGCAGGTTATACCATATTGAAGGATATCTACGGCAAACCCGCTTTACTAATGGAAGTGCAATTCCCAAGAATTATTTACAACCAAGGAAAAGCTAGCCTAATTTATCTCCTATTATCACTCCTGGGAGCAGGTTTTGTGTTTGGGATTGGCAATCTATTGCTATTAGAAAAAATGGTTTTGTCGCGGTTGGCTAGTCTCAGCGATGGAGTCAAAAGCATTGGTACAAGCGGCGATCTTTCCTTGCGCGTATCCAGCGCTGGAGAAGATGAATTGTCCAGTCTGGGAGGGACAATTAACTGGATGCTAGAAACATTAGAATTTTCTTTAAAACAACTGAAATCGGAACAAGAAAAAGCCGAACACCTACTGCTAAATATATTGCCATCAGCAATTGCAGAGCGGTTGAAAAAAGAAGAATCTATCATTGCCGATAGCTTCCCCGAAGCCACTGTTCTATTTGCTGACATCGTTGGTTTTACCAAACTGGCAGCTCGGACATCTCCGGTTGAACTGGTAAGCTTACTTAACCAAATATTTTCCGCATTTGACCGACTGGTTGAACTGCATGGGTTGGAAAAAATTAAAACAATAGGCGATGCTTATATGGTGGTTGGAGGCTTGCCCAAACCACGGCCCGATCACGCCGTAGCGGTCGCTGAAATGGCCCTTGATATGCAGGAGGCAATCAAGCAATTCAACGTTGCAAATAACGTAGATTTCAGTATCCGAATTGGCATCAACACCGGGCCTGTTGTCGCCGGAGTCATAGGTATCAAAAAGTTTATCTACGATTTGTGGGGTGACACTGTTAACACTGCTAGCCGCATGGAATCTCATGGTGTGGCAGGCGGTATTCAAATGACAGAAGCAACTTACAAGTGTTTAAAGGACAAGTTCGATTTTGAAAACCGGGGTGTAATCCAGGTAAAAGGCAAAGGAGACATGACCGTTTATCTACTCGTTGCCAAGAAAGCTATAGCTAGGGGCTAG
- a CDS encoding zf-TFIIB domain-containing protein, producing MKCPACENQLTQIVAGSITVDACEGGCGGVWFDRFELQKVDEPHESAGEILLAIPKNEHIEVDENKKRRCPRCINVVMMRHFFSVKRQVLVDECPKCGGFWLDSGELAKIRSEFSSETAKEAAAEQYFSEILQEYGLER from the coding sequence ATGAAATGTCCTGCTTGTGAAAATCAGTTAACCCAGATAGTTGCTGGAAGTATAACGGTTGATGCTTGTGAAGGCGGTTGCGGCGGAGTTTGGTTTGACAGATTTGAACTTCAAAAGGTTGACGAACCACACGAGTCAGCTGGGGAAATTCTTCTGGCAATTCCCAAAAATGAACATATCGAAGTCGATGAAAATAAAAAGCGGCGTTGCCCCAGGTGCATAAATGTTGTGATGATGCGCCACTTTTTTAGCGTCAAAAGACAGGTTTTAGTTGATGAATGTCCTAAGTGTGGAGGTTTTTGGTTAGACAGTGGGGAATTGGCTAAAATCAGGAGTGAGTTTAGTTCTGAGACAGCCAAAGAAGCGGCGGCAGAACAATATTTTTCCGAAATTTTACAGGAATACGGACTGGAAAGGTAA
- a CDS encoding IS630 family transposase → MPLFTKIRLKSQKKTWYSSQAATERVRKLRVEYWEKIKHIQPENLVFLDETGILLGLTRTHARSYPGTRVTELKPFYRAAKVTAIGAISINKVLALMTMNDSMDGKAFAVFIEKFLCPQLWPGAVVVMDNLPAHKLASIEPMIQAVGASVICLSPYSPDFNPIELWWSQLKSFLRKFAPTNTLMVDRIIKVALHLINPQHLRNWFARCCYCTS, encoded by the coding sequence GTGCCGCTATTTACAAAAATTAGGCTTAAATCGCAAAAAAAAACCTGGTACAGCAGCCAAGCGGCGACAGAAAGAGTCCGAAAATTGAGAGTTGAGTATTGGGAAAAAATCAAACATATTCAGCCAGAAAATCTCGTATTTTTGGATGAAACTGGCATTCTACTAGGGTTGACCAGAACTCATGCTCGTTCCTATCCAGGCACAAGAGTAACCGAACTAAAACCATTTTATCGGGCTGCTAAAGTGACAGCTATTGGCGCAATTAGTATTAATAAAGTGCTGGCATTAATGACAATGAATGACTCAATGGATGGCAAAGCATTTGCTGTATTTATTGAAAAGTTTTTATGTCCTCAGTTATGGCCGGGAGCGGTAGTAGTCATGGATAATTTACCCGCCCATAAACTAGCATCTATTGAGCCTATGATTCAAGCTGTAGGTGCAAGTGTTATTTGTTTATCTCCCTACTCTCCAGATTTTAATCCCATTGAACTCTGGTGGTCACAACTCAAATCTTTTTTGCGTAAATTCGCTCCCACTAACACCTTGATGGTTGACAGAATCATCAAGGTAGCTCTCCATTTAATCAATCCTCAACATTTGAGAAATTGGTTCGCTCGTTGCTGCTATTGTACCTCATAA
- the argJ gene encoding bifunctional ornithine acetyltransferase/N-acetylglutamate synthase — MTEWQEISGSVTAPRGYRAAGITAGLKASGLPDLALIVSDVEAIAAGVFTTSVVRAAPVDYCRQRLQSKPGASAILCNAGQANAATGSQGWIDAIECAQNLAQILNIPSDSILLASTGVIGQRIKMDVLKAGIPELVAALSETGGDSAAKAIVTTDLVPKSIALETMMHDRPVRIGGIAKGSGMIHPNMATMLSFVTCDAAVSPSLWQQMLSRAADKSFNQITVDGDTSTNDTLIALANGQSRTPAITEMGPEAEKLEAMLTAVCQHLAKAIARDGEGATCLVEVVVSGATDDKAARQVAKTIAGSSLVKSAIFGRDPNWGRIAAAAGRAGVSFDQENLQIKLGNFLLMENGQPLAFDRSAASAYLKTAAAGAYLKEDTVLISVSIGNGGGFGKAWGCDLTYDYVKINAEYTT, encoded by the coding sequence ATGACAGAATGGCAGGAAATCAGCGGTAGCGTGACAGCACCCAGGGGGTATCGTGCGGCGGGGATTACGGCTGGACTGAAAGCTTCGGGATTACCGGATTTGGCTTTGATTGTGTCGGATGTGGAGGCGATCGCAGCTGGAGTATTCACCACCTCTGTTGTACGCGCCGCGCCAGTGGATTACTGCCGTCAGCGCCTGCAATCTAAACCAGGTGCCAGCGCTATTCTCTGCAACGCTGGACAAGCGAACGCCGCCACAGGTTCCCAAGGTTGGATTGATGCGATCGAATGCGCCCAAAATTTAGCTCAAATACTGAATATTCCCTCAGACTCTATCTTGCTAGCATCTACCGGAGTCATCGGTCAGCGGATTAAGATGGATGTGCTGAAAGCAGGAATTCCTGAACTTGTCGCCGCCTTATCGGAAACGGGAGGCGATTCAGCTGCAAAGGCGATCGTCACCACAGATTTAGTGCCAAAATCGATCGCCCTAGAAACAATGATGCACGATCGCCCAGTCCGAATCGGGGGAATTGCCAAAGGTTCGGGTATGATTCATCCCAACATGGCGACAATGCTATCTTTTGTAACTTGTGATGCAGCAGTTTCTCCTTCCCTGTGGCAGCAAATGTTGAGTCGCGCCGCCGATAAAAGCTTCAATCAAATTACTGTTGACGGCGATACCAGTACCAACGACACCTTAATTGCTTTGGCTAACGGACAATCTCGCACACCCGCGATTACCGAAATGGGCCCAGAAGCAGAAAAGTTGGAGGCCATGTTAACAGCAGTTTGTCAGCATTTGGCAAAAGCGATCGCACGGGACGGCGAAGGTGCCACCTGTCTCGTTGAAGTAGTAGTTTCTGGCGCAACTGATGACAAAGCGGCGCGTCAAGTTGCCAAAACGATCGCCGGTTCATCTCTAGTTAAATCAGCTATTTTCGGTCGCGACCCCAACTGGGGAAGAATTGCAGCAGCGGCGGGACGTGCTGGTGTCTCGTTCGATCAAGAAAATTTGCAAATCAAATTAGGTAATTTCTTACTAATGGAAAACGGACAACCTTTAGCATTCGATCGATCTGCTGCTAGTGCCTATTTGAAAACAGCAGCAGCTGGTGCTTATTTGAAAGAAGATACCGTTTTAATTTCAGTAAGTATTGGCAATGGAGGTGGTTTTGGTAAAGCTTGGGGATGCGATTTGACTTACGACTACGTGAAAATTAACGCCGAGTATACAACGTAA
- a CDS encoding helix-turn-helix domain-containing protein, with the protein MSIRKVATQFAVSTSLVQKLVNLQRTEGNLQPKQTGKPQFSHLTNAEPEIKALVAEHPDATLAELCELFASKTGNWVSQSAMCRYLQKLGLNRKKKPGTAAKRRQKESEN; encoded by the coding sequence ATGTCAATCAGGAAAGTAGCTACCCAATTTGCTGTCAGTACAAGTTTAGTCCAAAAGTTGGTGAATCTTCAACGAACAGAAGGAAATTTACAGCCCAAACAAACGGGAAAACCACAATTTAGCCACCTGACCAATGCGGAACCAGAAATCAAAGCATTAGTAGCAGAACATCCAGATGCAACATTAGCAGAATTATGTGAATTATTTGCTTCTAAAACCGGAAATTGGGTGAGTCAGTCGGCCATGTGCCGCTATTTACAAAAATTAGGCTTAAATCGCAAAAAAAAACCTGGTACAGCAGCCAAGCGGCGACAGAAAGAGTCCGAAAATTGA
- the galK gene encoding galactokinase: MTNFEHIFAEIPETEASATGRVNLLGEHTDYNDGFVMPTAIPQSTTVQLGLSMDGQHHFYSENLDERVTVLETNHTPSGFASYIFGCLQLLEKEGYTIPPLNVYVKSSVPIGSGLSSSAALEVATLRGVRSLLDLPIDDIQIAQLAQQAEIIYAGVQCGIMDQMASSLADTEHILFLDTRTLERQVLPFPSGAEIVVMDSGVPRTLATSGYNQRRAECEEAAHLLRVKALRDITDPNIVEELPEPLRRRARHVVTEDNRVLEALQGVSAQRFGELMNASHASLRDDYEVSVPALDTLVAMLQETPGVFGARLTGAGFGGACVALVEVGRGSAIAIDVLQRYNSAGNNGRILVPQVS; encoded by the coding sequence ATGACAAACTTTGAACATATATTCGCTGAAATACCAGAAACAGAAGCCAGTGCGACAGGACGAGTTAACCTACTTGGCGAACACACTGATTACAATGATGGCTTCGTGATGCCAACGGCTATTCCCCAAAGTACGACGGTGCAATTGGGTTTGAGTATGGATGGACAGCATCATTTCTACTCTGAAAATTTAGACGAACGGGTAACAGTTTTAGAAACGAATCATACGCCGTCTGGGTTCGCCAGTTATATCTTTGGCTGTCTGCAACTTTTGGAGAAAGAAGGATACACAATACCGCCTCTGAATGTATACGTTAAATCTTCCGTTCCTATAGGTTCGGGTTTGTCTAGCAGTGCTGCTTTGGAAGTGGCGACGCTGAGGGGAGTGCGATCGCTCCTCGATCTCCCTATTGATGATATCCAAATCGCGCAACTCGCACAACAAGCCGAAATTATTTATGCTGGCGTGCAATGCGGCATCATGGATCAAATGGCGTCAAGCCTAGCCGATACCGAACATATCCTATTTTTGGATACCCGCACGCTTGAGCGTCAAGTCTTGCCTTTCCCCAGTGGTGCAGAAATTGTCGTGATGGATAGCGGTGTACCTCGTACTCTAGCAACTAGCGGATACAACCAGCGTCGTGCCGAGTGTGAGGAAGCTGCACATCTGCTGAGAGTTAAAGCTTTGCGAGATATCACCGATCCGAATATAGTGGAAGAATTACCCGAACCGCTGCGGCGTCGCGCTCGTCATGTTGTCACCGAGGATAACCGAGTTCTGGAAGCTTTGCAAGGAGTTTCGGCACAGCGTTTTGGCGAATTGATGAATGCTTCTCACGCTAGCTTGCGCGATGATTACGAAGTTTCCGTACCAGCACTGGATACGCTGGTGGCGATGTTGCAAGAAACTCCGGGAGTATTCGGCGCAAGACTGACTGGTGCTGGTTTTGGGGGTGCTTGCGTTGCTTTGGTGGAAGTTGGGAGGGGAAGTGCGATCGCAATAGACGTACTCCAACGATACAACAGCGCCGGGAACAACGGACGCATCCTAGTTCCACAAGTCAGTTAG
- the gatB gene encoding Asp-tRNA(Asn)/Glu-tRNA(Gln) amidotransferase subunit GatB yields MTTATPVKTQYEAVIGLETHCQLSTDTKIFCNCSTEFGSRPNQNVCPICMGMPGVLPVLNEKVLEYAVKAGIALNSEIAPYSKFDRKQYFYPDLPKNYQISQYDLPIAEHGWLEVELVDEAGKVSRKKIGITRLHMEEDAGKLVHAGSDRLSGSTYSLVDFNRTGVALVEIVSEPDMRSGLEAAEYAQELRRILRYLGVSDGNMQEGSLRCDVNISVRPVGRKEFGTKVEIKNMNSFNAIQRAIDYEIDRQTQAIEAGERIVQETRLWEEGSQRTISMRIKEGSSDYRYFPEPDLAPIEVSSEQLEKWKSELPELPAQKRHRYESELGLSAYDARVLTDDRSVSEYFEATVAAGANSKQAANWVMGDISAYLNNEKLSIAQIALKPDTLAELISLIETGTISGKIAKDILPELFSSGGSAKELIDRKGLTQISDTVALETIIDEILAANPKELEQYRNGKTKLLGFFVGQVMKKTSGRADPQLTNQLLAQKLKS; encoded by the coding sequence ATGACAACCGCTACACCAGTTAAAACTCAGTACGAAGCCGTCATCGGTTTAGAAACCCACTGTCAGCTTAGTACCGACACTAAGATTTTCTGCAATTGTTCTACCGAATTTGGCAGTCGCCCAAACCAGAACGTTTGCCCAATTTGCATGGGTATGCCGGGAGTGTTGCCAGTACTCAATGAGAAGGTACTGGAGTACGCCGTCAAAGCTGGGATAGCCCTCAACTCTGAGATTGCACCCTATAGCAAATTTGACCGCAAACAGTATTTTTATCCCGATTTGCCTAAAAATTACCAAATTTCTCAGTACGACCTGCCTATTGCCGAGCATGGTTGGCTGGAAGTTGAATTGGTGGATGAAGCGGGTAAAGTTAGTCGCAAAAAGATTGGTATCACTCGCCTGCACATGGAGGAAGATGCGGGAAAGTTGGTTCACGCGGGTAGCGATCGCCTTTCGGGTTCTACTTACTCTCTGGTAGACTTCAACCGCACAGGTGTAGCTTTAGTAGAAATTGTCTCAGAACCGGATATGCGATCGGGCCTAGAAGCTGCTGAATATGCCCAAGAATTGCGCCGCATTCTGCGCTATTTGGGTGTCAGCGACGGCAATATGCAGGAAGGTTCCCTGCGTTGCGATGTGAATATCTCCGTGCGTCCGGTGGGACGAAAAGAGTTTGGCACGAAGGTAGAGATTAAGAATATGAACTCCTTTAATGCCATCCAAAGGGCGATCGATTACGAGATCGATCGGCAAACTCAAGCCATAGAAGCCGGTGAGCGGATTGTGCAAGAAACTAGGCTGTGGGAGGAAGGCAGTCAACGCACTATCAGTATGCGGATTAAGGAAGGTTCCAGCGATTACCGCTACTTCCCCGAACCCGATTTGGCTCCCATTGAGGTGTCATCTGAGCAGCTAGAGAAGTGGAAGTCGGAATTGCCAGAACTCCCGGCGCAGAAACGACACCGCTATGAAAGTGAATTGGGCCTTTCTGCCTACGATGCGCGGGTACTGACAGACGATCGCTCAGTGTCCGAATATTTTGAAGCCACTGTCGCCGCTGGTGCCAATTCCAAGCAAGCGGCTAACTGGGTGATGGGCGATATCAGTGCCTACCTCAACAACGAAAAACTCAGCATCGCCCAAATTGCCCTCAAACCGGACACCTTAGCTGAACTGATTTCTCTGATTGAAACAGGAACCATCAGCGGCAAGATTGCCAAAGATATTCTACCGGAGTTGTTCTCTAGTGGTGGTTCGGCTAAGGAACTGATCGATCGCAAGGGATTAACCCAAATCTCGGATACTGTAGCTCTAGAAACCATCATCGATGAAATCTTGGCGGCAAATCCTAAAGAGCTAGAACAGTACCGCAACGGCAAAACCAAGCTGCTGGGCTTCTTTGTCGGACAGGTGATGAAGAAAACCTCCGGTCGAGCCGATCCCCAGCTGACCAACCAACTTCTGGCCCAAAAGTTGAAATCTTAG